Proteins from one Rhineura floridana isolate rRhiFlo1 chromosome 16, rRhiFlo1.hap2, whole genome shotgun sequence genomic window:
- the LOC133371117 gene encoding ras-related GTP-binding protein A isoform X2: MPNTAMKKKVLLMGKSGSGKTSMRSIIFANYIARDTRRLGATIDVEHSHVRFLGNLVLNLWDCGGQDTFMENYFTSQRDNIFRNVEVLIYVFDVESRELEKDMHYYQSCLEAILQNSSDAKIFCLVHKMDLVQEDQRDLIFKEREEDLKRLSRPLECACFRTSIWDETLYKAWSSIVYQLIPNVQQLEMNLRNFAQIIEADEVLLFERATFLVISHYQCKEQRDIHRFEKISNIIKQFKLSCSKLAASFQSMEVRNSNFAAFIDIFTSNTYVMVVMSDPSIPSAATLINIRNARKHFEKLERVDGPKHSLLMR; the protein is encoded by the exons ATGCCGAACACAGCCATGAAGAAAAAG GTGCTTTTGATGGGGAAAAGTGGGTCTGGGAAGACCAGCATGAGATCCATTATTTTCGCAAACTACATTGCACGAGACACACGGCGCCTTGGAGCTACAA TTGATGTGGAGCACTCGCATGTTCGATTCCTGGGCAACTTGGTGTTAAACTTATGGGACTGTGGCGG ACAGGACACCTTCATGGAGAACTACTTCACCAGCCAGCGCGATAACATTTTCCGCAATGTGGAGGTCCTGATCTATGTCTTCGATGTGGAGAGCAGAGAGCTGGAGAAGGACATGCACTACTACCAGTCGTGCCTGGAGGCCATTCTTCAAAACTCGTCCGATGCCAAAATCTTCTGCCTCGTGCACAAGATGGACTTGGTGCAGGAGGACCAGCGCGATCTG ATTTTCAAAGAGAGGGAAGAGGATTTGAAGCGTCTGTCCCGCCCGTTGGAGTGTGCCTGCTTCAGAACGTCAATCTGGGATGAAACGCTCTACAAG GCGTGGTCCAGTATAGTCTACCAGCTGATTCCCAACGTCCAGCAGTTGGAGATGAACCTCAGGAACTTTGCTCAGATCATTGAAGCCGACGAAGTTCTTCTGTTTGAAAGAGCGACTTTCCTG GTAATTTCCCACTATCAATGTAAAGAACAGCGTGATATCCACAGATTTGAGAAAATCAGCAACATTATTAAACAATTCAAGCTTAGCTGCAG TAAACTTGCTGCATCTTTCCAGAGCATGGAGGTCAGGAACTCCAATTTTGCAGCCTTCATTGATATCTTTACGTCAAACACTTACGTGATGGTCGTCATGTCGGATCCTTCCATAC CTTCTGCGGCGACATTGATCAACATACGCAACGCCAGAAAGCATTTTGAGAAGCTGGAGAGGGTGGACGGGCCAAAGCACAGCCTGCTCATGCGCTGA
- the LOC133371117 gene encoding ras-related GTP-binding protein A isoform X1, with translation MTEAATSHLTAGKGTGRECRSSCSRDCPEVPLWAGPSRAGCGMPNTAMKKKVLLMGKSGSGKTSMRSIIFANYIARDTRRLGATIDVEHSHVRFLGNLVLNLWDCGGQDTFMENYFTSQRDNIFRNVEVLIYVFDVESRELEKDMHYYQSCLEAILQNSSDAKIFCLVHKMDLVQEDQRDLIFKEREEDLKRLSRPLECACFRTSIWDETLYKAWSSIVYQLIPNVQQLEMNLRNFAQIIEADEVLLFERATFLVISHYQCKEQRDIHRFEKISNIIKQFKLSCSKLAASFQSMEVRNSNFAAFIDIFTSNTYVMVVMSDPSIPSAATLINIRNARKHFEKLERVDGPKHSLLMR, from the exons ATGACCGAGGCGGCCACCAGTCACCTGACGGCAGGGAAGGGGACAGGGAGAGAGTGTAGGAGCAGCTGTTCACGTGACTGTCCCGAGGTACCGCTGTGGGCTGGGCCGTCCCGCGCTGG GTGTGGGATGCCGAACACAGCCATGAAGAAAAAG GTGCTTTTGATGGGGAAAAGTGGGTCTGGGAAGACCAGCATGAGATCCATTATTTTCGCAAACTACATTGCACGAGACACACGGCGCCTTGGAGCTACAA TTGATGTGGAGCACTCGCATGTTCGATTCCTGGGCAACTTGGTGTTAAACTTATGGGACTGTGGCGG ACAGGACACCTTCATGGAGAACTACTTCACCAGCCAGCGCGATAACATTTTCCGCAATGTGGAGGTCCTGATCTATGTCTTCGATGTGGAGAGCAGAGAGCTGGAGAAGGACATGCACTACTACCAGTCGTGCCTGGAGGCCATTCTTCAAAACTCGTCCGATGCCAAAATCTTCTGCCTCGTGCACAAGATGGACTTGGTGCAGGAGGACCAGCGCGATCTG ATTTTCAAAGAGAGGGAAGAGGATTTGAAGCGTCTGTCCCGCCCGTTGGAGTGTGCCTGCTTCAGAACGTCAATCTGGGATGAAACGCTCTACAAG GCGTGGTCCAGTATAGTCTACCAGCTGATTCCCAACGTCCAGCAGTTGGAGATGAACCTCAGGAACTTTGCTCAGATCATTGAAGCCGACGAAGTTCTTCTGTTTGAAAGAGCGACTTTCCTG GTAATTTCCCACTATCAATGTAAAGAACAGCGTGATATCCACAGATTTGAGAAAATCAGCAACATTATTAAACAATTCAAGCTTAGCTGCAG TAAACTTGCTGCATCTTTCCAGAGCATGGAGGTCAGGAACTCCAATTTTGCAGCCTTCATTGATATCTTTACGTCAAACACTTACGTGATGGTCGTCATGTCGGATCCTTCCATAC CTTCTGCGGCGACATTGATCAACATACGCAACGCCAGAAAGCATTTTGAGAAGCTGGAGAGGGTGGACGGGCCAAAGCACAGCCTGCTCATGCGCTGA
- the LOC133371117 gene encoding ras-related GTP-binding protein A isoform X3, which produces MTEAATSHLTAGKGTGRECRSSCSRDCPEVPLWAGPSRAGCGMPNTAMKKKVLLMGKSGSGKTSMRSIIFANYIARDTRRLGATIDVEHSHVRFLGNLVLNLWDCGGQDTFMENYFTSQRDNIFRNVEVLIYVFDVESRELEKDMHYYQSCLEAILQNSSDAKIFCLVHKMDLVQEDQRDLIFKEREEDLKRLSRPLECACFRTSIWDETLYKAWSSIVYQLIPNVQQLEMNLRNFAQIIEADEVLLFERATFLVISHYQCKEQRDIHRFEKISNIIKQFKLSCRAWRSGTPILQPSLISLRQTLT; this is translated from the exons ATGACCGAGGCGGCCACCAGTCACCTGACGGCAGGGAAGGGGACAGGGAGAGAGTGTAGGAGCAGCTGTTCACGTGACTGTCCCGAGGTACCGCTGTGGGCTGGGCCGTCCCGCGCTGG GTGTGGGATGCCGAACACAGCCATGAAGAAAAAG GTGCTTTTGATGGGGAAAAGTGGGTCTGGGAAGACCAGCATGAGATCCATTATTTTCGCAAACTACATTGCACGAGACACACGGCGCCTTGGAGCTACAA TTGATGTGGAGCACTCGCATGTTCGATTCCTGGGCAACTTGGTGTTAAACTTATGGGACTGTGGCGG ACAGGACACCTTCATGGAGAACTACTTCACCAGCCAGCGCGATAACATTTTCCGCAATGTGGAGGTCCTGATCTATGTCTTCGATGTGGAGAGCAGAGAGCTGGAGAAGGACATGCACTACTACCAGTCGTGCCTGGAGGCCATTCTTCAAAACTCGTCCGATGCCAAAATCTTCTGCCTCGTGCACAAGATGGACTTGGTGCAGGAGGACCAGCGCGATCTG ATTTTCAAAGAGAGGGAAGAGGATTTGAAGCGTCTGTCCCGCCCGTTGGAGTGTGCCTGCTTCAGAACGTCAATCTGGGATGAAACGCTCTACAAG GCGTGGTCCAGTATAGTCTACCAGCTGATTCCCAACGTCCAGCAGTTGGAGATGAACCTCAGGAACTTTGCTCAGATCATTGAAGCCGACGAAGTTCTTCTGTTTGAAAGAGCGACTTTCCTG GTAATTTCCCACTATCAATGTAAAGAACAGCGTGATATCCACAGATTTGAGAAAATCAGCAACATTATTAAACAATTCAAGCTTAGCTGCAG AGCATGGAGGTCAGGAACTCCAATTTTGCAGCCTTCATTGATATCTTTACGTCAAACACTTACGTGA
- the RGCC gene encoding regulator of cell cycle RGCC: MAGRAASETVLSTDYLDDFLVEFDQVVQDFGRREPSQYEQHLEELKRRTLPGMYDSGIDESGSSSTSPGSSLNTSEEDLNTPPTATTHSSRAKLGDTQELEEFIADLDRVLEEM, from the exons ATGGCCGGCCGAGCCGCGAGCGAGACAG TGCTGTCCACCGACTATCTTGATGACTTCCTGGTGGAGTTTGACCAGGTGGTCCAGGACTTCGGCAGGAGAGAACCGTCTCAGTATGAGCAGCACctggaggagctgaagagaaggacCCTCCCCGGCATGTATGACAGCGGCATTGATGAGTCAGGAA gcagcagcacatCTCCTGGCAGCAGCTTGAACACCAGTGAGGAGGACCTCAACACCCCGCCAACTGCGACAACCCACTCCTCCAGAG CTAAACTTGGAGACACACAAGAGCTGGAAGAATTCATTGCAGACCTTGACAGGGTGTTGGAAG